The Deltaproteobacteria bacterium sequence GCGGAACCATCAATGAGGGCCATTACCAAACCGTACTGCTGATCTGGCACCTGGGGATCAACATGGATCGTGTTTTCCCGTCATTGAAATCTCACAAGGGGAACCTCACCTTTTACATTGAACCGCAGATCAACCCGGTCGTCGAGCCGGAATCGGATTTCGAATTCGGTATCGGCCTGGGATTTCAGTACCGGTATCCGGTTACGGAAAAGCTGTCGGCCTATCTTCTGGGCAGTGTCGGCCCCCACTATATTTCGGTTGTCACGGACAAGCAGGAAAACGGTTTCATTTTTTCCGAAATGGTGGGCGGGGGTATATACTACAACCTCAGCAAGCGGTCGGCGATCAACGTGGGCTATCGATTCCGCCATATGTCCAACGCGGATATCGATAAACCCAACGCGGGCATTGAATCACATTTCGGCGTTATCGGTTATTCGGTTTTCTTCGATTAGAAAAGAGGCGGTACAGGGTGGTCATGAACCGGGAATTGCTGGCATTGCTTGTTTGCCCTCAATGCAAGGGAAAGGTTTCCCTTACCGAAAACGGCGATGGACTGGTCTGTGAGGCTTGCCGCCTGCTCTATGCGATCCGTGACGGCATTCCGGTCATGCTCATCGGAGAAGCCGAAAAGTATGGGCCGGACCCCTGATTTCTGAAGGGATGATTTC is a genomic window containing:
- a CDS encoding acyloxyacyl hydrolase yields the protein MNIRHRFLSVLSIIALFVFFGGMTATAEENSVSPPVKNRLFAESALITGFGSGTINEGHYQTVLLIWHLGINMDRVFPSLKSHKGNLTFYIEPQINPVVEPESDFEFGIGLGFQYRYPVTEKLSAYLLGSVGPHYISVVTDKQENGFIFSEMVGGGIYYNLSKRSAINVGYRFRHMSNADIDKPNAGIESHFGVIGYSVFFD
- a CDS encoding Trm112 family protein produces the protein MVMNRELLALLVCPQCKGKVSLTENGDGLVCEACRLLYAIRDGIPVMLIGEAEKYGPDP